In Marmota flaviventris isolate mMarFla1 chromosome 15, mMarFla1.hap1, whole genome shotgun sequence, a single window of DNA contains:
- the Jrk gene encoding jerky protein homolog produces the protein MASKQAAVKGRVGKRKRVVLTLKEKIDICTRLERGESRKALMQEYNVGMSTLYDIKAHKAQLLRFFANSDSNQALEQRRTLHTPKLEQLDRVLYEWFLVKRAEGVPVSGPMLIEKAKDFYEQMRLTEPCVFSGGWLWRFKARHGIKKLDASSEKQVADQQAAEQFCGFFRSLATEHGLSPEQVYSADETRLFWRCLPSPSPDGGTLPSLKQGKDRLTVLMCANATGSHRIKPLAIGKCRGPRAFTGIQHLPVAYKAQGNAWVDKEIFSDWFHRIFVPSVREHFRTIGLPADSKAILLLDDSRAHPQEAALASDNIFTIFLPASVTSLIQPMEQGIRRDFMRHFINPPGSLQGFHPRYSMSDAILSVACAWNAVPSHVFRRAWRKLWPAVMFAEGSSEGEEDEEAEPCSTKPHNKTLAHILELVREGPFCPGHRPPPSAGREVEEAPAAMLPAEADRNADRVERDAGEDSAAEVAWEQAAAAFEALVHFAEQQPCFSTQEVGQLHALRSAFRRRLQLRQQPVALRAMVKVEARQDHPGRCRATAHSPLPCSSTASDN, from the coding sequence ATGGCCTCTAAGCAGGCTGCCGTGAAGGGCAGGGTGGGGAAGCGGAAGCGGGTGGTGCTGACGCTGAAGGAGAAGATCGACATCTGCACACGCCTGGAGCGGGGCGAGAGCAGAAAGGCGCTGATGCAGGAGTACAACGTGGGCATGTCCACCCTGTATGACATCAAGGCCCACAAGGCCCAGCTGCTCCGGTTCTTCGCCAATTCTGACTCCAACCAGGCGCTGGAGCAGCGGCGCACGCTGCACACACCCAAGCTGGAGCAGCTGGACCGGGTGTTGTATGAGTGGTTCCTGGTGAAGCGTGCCGAGGGCGTCCCCGTGTCAGGCCCCATGCTCATCGAGAAGGCCAAGGACTTCTACGAGCAGATGCGGCTGACCGAGCCCTGTGTGTTCTCTGGAGGGTGGCTTTGGCGTTTTAAGGCCAGGCATGGCATTAAAAAGCTAGATGCATCCAGTGAGAAGCAGGTAGCTGACCAGCAGGCAGCGGAGCAGTTCTGCGGCTTCTTTAGGAGCCTGGCCACTGAGCACGGGCTATCTCCTGAGCAGGTGTACAGTGCCGATGAGACCCGTCTTTTCTGGAGGTGCTTGCCAAGTCCCAGCCCAGATGGTGGGACTCTGCCCAGCCTCAAGCAGGGCAAGGACAGACTGACTGTCCTGATGTGCGCCAATGCCACAGGTTCCCACAGAATCAAGCCCTTGGCCATCGGGAAATGCCGTGGCCCCAGGGCTTTCACAGGCATCCAGCACCTGCCCGTCGCCTACAAGGCCCAGGGTAATGCCTGGGTGGACAAGGAGATCTTCTCAGATTGGTTCCACCGCATCTTTGTCCCCTCGGTCAGAGAACACTTTAGAACCATAGGTCTGCCGGCAGACAGCAAGGCCATCCTGTTGCTGGACGACTCCAGGGCCCACCCACAGGAGGCTGCGTTGGCATCTGATAACATCTTCACCATCTTCTTGCCTGCCAGTGTGACATCGTTGATCCAGCCCATGGAGCAGGGCATCCGAAGAGACTTCATGAGGCACTTCATCAACCCCCCTGGGAGCCTGCAGGGCTTCCACCCGCGGTACAGCATGAGCGATGCCATACTCAGCGTGGCCTGTGCTTGGAACGCTGTGCCCAGCCATGTCTTCAGGAGGGCCTGGAGGAAGCTGTGGCCTGCTGTCATGTTTGCAGAAGGCTCTTCCGAGGGCGAGGAGGACGAAGAGGCCGAGCCTTGCAGTACCAAGCCTCATAACAAGACTTTGGCCCACATCCTCGAGCTCGTGAGGGAGGGCCCCTTCTGCCCAGGCCACAGGCCTCCGCCCAGtgcagggagggaggtggaggaggcaCCGGCTGCTATGCTGCCGGCTGAGGCTGACCGGAATGCAGACCGGGTGGAGAGAGACGCTGGGGAGGACTCTGCGGCCGAGGTGGCCTGGGAGCAGGCGGCCGCAGCCTTTGAGGCACTTGTGCACTTCGCGGAGCAGCAGCCCTGCTTCAGCACGCAGGAGGTGGGGCAGCTGCACGCACTGCGCTCT